Proteins encoded within one genomic window of Zestosphaera sp.:
- a CDS encoding DUF1614 domain-containing protein, producing the protein MVRIKEITCSMIALLTFYEFCVWAGLSSDASLYLSLISTLAVYSGSGVRFFMLSRSVAGDLYKLVSISFGGFTILQRVRLRATFKPRVYVNLAGFVVPVALSLAALTYLIYRSLVPVTTYTSVLLFLTATYNRLSRIVSEKGVFISVASSIAVTTAVALALGTHLKLNAEALFLTAYSTSVLAASVGIDLINLRLTALFKSKSVVIGGYGFRDAIFLLPAVSALTSKMLYNLIAALSL; encoded by the coding sequence GTGGTGCGGATTAAGGAGATCACGTGCTCGATGATAGCCCTGCTTACCTTCTACGAGTTCTGCGTGTGGGCCGGACTGAGTAGTGATGCCTCCCTCTACCTCTCCCTCATCTCAACCCTAGCTGTCTACAGCGGCTCCGGAGTGCGGTTCTTCATGTTGAGCAGGAGCGTTGCCGGCGACCTGTATAAGCTGGTCAGCATCAGCTTCGGCGGATTCACAATACTTCAGAGGGTTAGGTTGAGGGCGACCTTCAAGCCGAGGGTCTACGTCAACCTTGCCGGGTTTGTGGTGCCCGTCGCCCTGTCTCTGGCAGCACTTACATACCTGATCTACCGCTCGTTAGTGCCGGTCACGACCTACACGTCAGTGCTCCTATTCTTAACCGCAACCTACAACAGGCTCTCCAGGATAGTGTCTGAGAAGGGGGTTTTCATATCGGTGGCGTCAAGTATAGCGGTGACCACGGCCGTTGCACTTGCCTTGGGGACCCACCTCAAACTGAATGCGGAAGCCCTCTTCCTGACGGCTTACTCAACCAGCGTCCTCGCGGCTTCAGTGGGTATAGATCTGATAAACCTCAGGCTCACCGCACTCTTCAAGAGCAAGTCAGTCGTCATAGGCGGCTACGGCTTTAGAGACGCTATCTTTCTCCTACCAGCTGTCTCAGCACTGACCTCCAAAATGCTCTACAACCTCATAGCTGCCCTTTCTCTGTAG
- a CDS encoding SagB/ThcOx family dehydrogenase: MGGEVLLPLPDKVTTVSVEEAILLRKSVREWADTPISIEHLSLLLWASQGVVEEVDGWLRRAAPSAGATYPLEIYVVVGTEGVYLGDGGYLAAGVYKYDYRRNSVRIVREGDVRRELWEATLRQDWVRDAPVSVVVCAVYERTTWRYGERGVRYVHMEAGHVGQNIYLMSVALGLGTVAIGAFHDEDVAEVIRAQRNEHPIYVFPVGVPQTQHFMSFKDLQDLYSRLRG; this comes from the coding sequence GTGGGCGGTGAGGTCCTTCTTCCCCTGCCTGATAAAGTGACTACAGTCTCTGTTGAGGAGGCCATACTCCTGAGGAAGAGTGTTAGAGAGTGGGCTGATACCCCGATAAGTATCGAGCACCTCTCACTCCTCCTCTGGGCTTCTCAGGGGGTTGTGGAGGAGGTTGACGGCTGGCTTAGGAGGGCTGCCCCGAGCGCTGGAGCCACGTACCCCCTCGAAATATACGTGGTTGTCGGCACGGAGGGGGTCTACTTAGGTGATGGAGGCTACTTAGCTGCTGGAGTGTATAAGTATGATTACCGGAGGAACTCCGTGAGAATCGTCAGGGAGGGTGATGTGAGGAGAGAGCTGTGGGAGGCAACCCTAAGGCAGGACTGGGTTAGGGACGCACCGGTGAGCGTGGTCGTGTGTGCCGTGTATGAGAGAACCACGTGGAGGTATGGTGAGAGAGGCGTCAGATATGTTCACATGGAGGCCGGGCACGTCGGTCAGAACATATACCTGATGTCAGTAGCGCTGGGTTTGGGGACTGTAGCGATAGGTGCCTTTCACGACGAGGATGTGGCTGAGGTTATTAGGGCCCAGCGTAACGAGCACCCCATCTATGTGTTTCCCGTAGGGGTCCCACAGACACAGCATTTCATGAGCTTTAAAGATCTTCAAGACCTATACTCAAGGTTGAGGGGATGA
- a CDS encoding IS607 family transposase, whose translation MERYYSTREVCGILGVTNRTLRRWISEGRIKAVNVYGRWRIPESEVKRLLGQPVEEFKEVKLLRAVVYGRVSGSNQKRELENQVDALKKYVEQNGWRLVAVVTDVASGLNEDRRGLRKVLDMAKKHEFDVLVVAYRDRLTRFGFTYLQELFKAYGVDVVAVFQEEPKDYMQELVEDMVEIVTSFAARIYGKRSHKYEKLVKCVEESTREP comes from the coding sequence TTGGAGAGGTACTACTCTACTAGGGAGGTCTGCGGGATTCTCGGAGTAACCAATAGGACTTTGAGGAGGTGGATTAGTGAGGGGAGGATTAAAGCTGTCAACGTCTACGGTAGGTGGAGGATTCCCGAGAGCGAGGTTAAGAGACTTCTCGGTCAACCAGTTGAAGAGTTTAAGGAGGTTAAGCTCCTCAGAGCAGTTGTGTATGGACGTGTGAGTGGCTCTAACCAGAAGAGGGAGCTCGAGAACCAGGTGGATGCATTGAAGAAGTACGTTGAGCAAAACGGTTGGAGGCTCGTAGCAGTAGTAACGGATGTTGCCAGCGGGTTGAACGAGGATAGGAGGGGACTGAGGAAGGTTCTTGATATGGCTAAGAAGCATGAGTTCGACGTCCTGGTTGTTGCCTACAGGGATAGGTTAACAAGGTTTGGCTTCACATACCTACAGGAGCTGTTCAAAGCTTACGGTGTAGATGTGGTTGCTGTCTTTCAGGAGGAGCCGAAGGACTACATGCAAGAACTCGTTGAGGACATGGTCGAAATAGTAACGTCATTTGCGGCGAGGATATACGGTAAGAGGAGCCATAAGTACGAGAAGCTGGTGAAGTGTGTTGAAGAATCAACTAGAGAGCCTTGA
- a CDS encoding transposase, producing MKNQLESLERTVLLVSPKLTSRKLTALSYVYEAYGEILREALDYMYSKNVASWVKAKKELYRYFREKYSELPSHYIHEAIRDASTRLKSFLKLEKKGLAYTDKPEVRTWSVGCDNQMWKLTLQGVSIATHTGWVKVPLLLHKQFYRYWNNGWSLRSSCRWKLVNGRLKLYVVFSKSMETRVSYSKVVGIDINENNVTLFILPDNKAVTAVTNHSRIVLGYAYRRRVLQEKHGNNTRSLRIAFRKLREKHVKRDLRNKVASFVVKVAREERAVVVLEKLPKRFQDRALEKNGLKSLNAHRLKQSAIRGIQKQVVEKALEHGVRVELVDPKNTSRRCPMCGSSLVPVTGNAQRRGWSPRFVKCTRCGFTHDRDVIGAWNIALKLNVSPVPLGSNGAHDPCVEWSVTTVNRRVEAQPALGEPTKT from the coding sequence TTGAAGAATCAACTAGAGAGCCTTGAGAGAACGGTTCTACTGGTATCACCGAAGCTCACGAGCAGGAAGCTTACTGCTCTCAGCTACGTCTATGAAGCCTATGGAGAAATACTGAGAGAAGCACTAGACTACATGTACTCTAAGAACGTAGCCTCATGGGTGAAAGCGAAGAAAGAGCTCTACAGGTACTTCAGGGAAAAGTACTCGGAGTTACCATCGCACTACATTCATGAAGCAATACGTGATGCATCCACCAGGTTGAAGTCTTTCCTCAAGCTGGAGAAGAAAGGTCTTGCTTACACGGACAAGCCAGAGGTGAGAACGTGGAGTGTTGGCTGTGATAACCAGATGTGGAAGCTTACTCTGCAGGGAGTTTCAATAGCCACTCATACGGGATGGGTAAAAGTACCGTTGCTACTCCACAAGCAGTTCTACAGGTATTGGAATAATGGTTGGAGTCTTAGAAGCTCATGTAGGTGGAAGCTGGTGAATGGGAGACTAAAGCTCTACGTAGTGTTCTCCAAGAGCATGGAGACCAGAGTAAGCTACAGCAAGGTAGTTGGTATTGATATAAACGAGAACAACGTAACGCTCTTCATACTCCCCGACAACAAAGCAGTAACAGCTGTAACCAACCACAGCAGGATTGTCCTGGGCTACGCCTACAGGAGGAGAGTTCTCCAGGAAAAGCATGGAAACAACACGAGGTCTCTCAGGATAGCTTTTAGGAAGCTACGGGAGAAGCACGTTAAAAGAGACTTGAGGAACAAGGTTGCATCCTTCGTGGTTAAGGTAGCTAGGGAGGAGAGAGCTGTTGTTGTTCTGGAGAAGCTTCCCAAGAGGTTTCAGGATAGAGCACTAGAGAAGAACGGGCTGAAGTCGCTGAATGCACATAGGCTTAAGCAATCAGCCATCAGAGGCATCCAGAAGCAGGTAGTGGAGAAAGCACTAGAGCATGGTGTAAGAGTAGAGCTCGTAGACCCGAAAAACACGTCCAGAAGGTGCCCTATGTGTGGCTCCAGCCTAGTTCCAGTGACGGGCAATGCCCAGAGGAGGGGCTGGAGCCCTAGGTTCGTGAAGTGCACGAGGTGCGGTTTCACCCATGACAGAGACGTAATAGGAGCATGGAACATAGCTCTGAAGCTAAATGTGAGCCCCGTGCCGTTGGGCTCGAACGGTGCCCATGACCCCTGCGTGGAGTGGTCAGTGACCACGGTGAACCGCAGGGTTGAGGCACAACCCGCCCTAGGAGAGCCTACAAAAACCTAG
- a CDS encoding acyl-CoA reductase: protein MSLEPLHPGAGGLTSTPVEEGLRHSEPTVEWLSNYLSNAKKVQESVRELGFRRRVRVVAELGRIWLERLEGRALEGLKEELVKNTGYSSAMIENDLRLAGEVLKESNIELLIDSGLAGGWRSLDEFVEVAPGERLMNLPAGPVLIIASGNSVVPPLIPTVTSLVTGNVTILRPSLTNYRAVREVFRPLEDLAKVSEDASRLGEALVLTYLSHNSRVFEYLVKEAPVRIVNYWGGEPGRSIIARSVAENPHKPKLYVNGPLTGVAVVDGASAGSWVAEALAREVMMYDQQLCSSPTLALLIGDYGKAVELAREVSKHLDSYSSIHRIEVSEGWMFNLATLRKALELNGAKVIRSGSPENPYTVVVSRGRSSFTGLRLVPLNIHSRRRFLEIVAVSSIDECVELIRELPRTPGYAGIDGVQTIAIGVEDEGRRVEYIRRLSRAGVYRIVPLGESFLRTPYEPYDGEYIPRYFTYVLYFRGRRAELK, encoded by the coding sequence ATGAGTTTAGAACCCCTTCACCCTGGGGCCGGGGGTTTAACCTCAACCCCCGTTGAGGAGGGATTAAGGCACTCAGAGCCTACTGTGGAGTGGCTCAGCAACTACCTAAGCAACGCCAAGAAGGTTCAGGAGAGCGTGAGGGAGCTAGGGTTCAGGAGGCGTGTAAGGGTCGTTGCAGAGCTTGGCAGGATATGGTTGGAGAGGTTAGAGGGCAGGGCTTTAGAGGGCTTGAAGGAAGAGCTCGTGAAGAACACGGGCTATAGTAGTGCTATGATTGAGAACGATCTTCGACTCGCTGGCGAGGTCCTCAAGGAAAGCAATATCGAGCTACTGATCGACTCAGGCCTTGCCGGTGGATGGAGGAGCCTAGACGAGTTCGTTGAGGTGGCGCCCGGCGAGCGCCTCATGAACCTTCCCGCAGGACCCGTCTTGATAATAGCTTCAGGCAACTCCGTAGTACCCCCGCTAATACCCACCGTCACATCGCTAGTCACCGGCAACGTGACTATATTGAGGCCCTCCCTGACCAACTACAGGGCTGTTAGGGAGGTCTTCAGGCCTCTCGAGGATCTTGCCAAAGTGTCTGAAGACGCTTCAAGGCTGGGGGAAGCCCTAGTGCTCACCTACCTATCGCACAACAGCAGGGTCTTCGAATACCTCGTGAAGGAAGCACCAGTCAGGATTGTGAACTACTGGGGCGGCGAGCCGGGAAGGTCCATCATCGCTAGGTCGGTCGCAGAGAACCCCCATAAGCCCAAACTCTACGTTAATGGACCGTTGACTGGGGTGGCTGTAGTGGACGGTGCTTCAGCAGGCAGCTGGGTTGCAGAGGCCCTTGCTAGGGAGGTCATGATGTATGACCAACAGTTGTGTAGTTCACCAACCCTCGCTCTCTTGATTGGCGATTACGGTAAGGCGGTCGAGCTGGCTAGGGAGGTCAGCAAACACCTTGATTCCTACAGCTCTATCCATAGGATTGAAGTATCTGAGGGATGGATGTTCAACCTCGCAACTCTGAGGAAGGCGCTGGAGCTCAACGGCGCTAAGGTCATACGTTCAGGCAGCCCTGAGAACCCTTACACCGTCGTGGTCAGCAGGGGGAGGTCCTCATTCACTGGACTGAGGCTAGTGCCGCTGAACATACACTCCAGGAGGCGGTTTCTGGAGATCGTGGCGGTCTCAAGCATCGACGAGTGCGTCGAACTCATCAGGGAGTTACCCCGAACGCCTGGATATGCCGGGATAGACGGGGTCCAGACAATCGCCATAGGCGTGGAGGACGAGGGGAGGAGGGTCGAGTACATTAGGAGACTGAGCAGGGCCGGCGTGTATAGGATAGTCCCTCTTGGTGAATCCTTCCTGAGGACTCCATATGAGCCGTACGATGGCGAGTACATACCACGCTACTTCACGTACGTCCTCTACTTCAGAGGGAGGCGCGCGGAACTGAAGTGA
- a CDS encoding NAD-dependent epimerase/dehydratase family protein, giving the protein MVLVTGASGFLGGHLVEELMRKGYSVRGMVRDPRKAQRLNGLGVEVSYGDLTVPETLPQAVRGVDAVVHLAAYYTFTGSRRLYKLVNVEGTRALAQASLKSGVRRFIFCSSTEAIGPVANPPGDEDTPPNPQFEYGWSKLRAEEIVRSLGNSGLEYTIIRPSGIYGPRNVDDVAYWFIMTVAKGGLFSKFTVGSGEHLVQFVHVRDVVQGFTLALEKPDVSVGQTYIISDERAHRYREVYEILSQILDREPPKHRINPTLAKVVLAFTELYDRVRGGGNLMYRMKIVDAVTTHRAYRIDKAKRELGYKPQYDLVKGLKETIKWYRDNGYI; this is encoded by the coding sequence ATGGTGCTGGTCACCGGTGCCTCAGGCTTTTTGGGCGGGCACCTGGTCGAGGAGTTGATGAGGAAGGGTTATAGCGTAAGGGGTATGGTCAGGGACCCCCGCAAGGCTCAGCGCCTGAACGGTCTAGGCGTCGAGGTCTCCTACGGTGACTTAACGGTGCCGGAGACCCTGCCTCAAGCGGTCAGAGGGGTTGACGCCGTAGTTCATCTCGCTGCATACTACACGTTCACAGGCTCGAGGAGGCTCTACAAGTTGGTCAACGTGGAGGGCACTCGAGCCCTAGCTCAGGCCTCACTTAAATCCGGTGTCAGGAGATTCATATTCTGCAGCTCAACGGAGGCAATAGGTCCTGTGGCAAACCCCCCAGGCGATGAGGACACACCACCTAACCCTCAGTTCGAATACGGCTGGTCGAAGCTCCGGGCGGAGGAGATTGTAAGGTCCTTAGGTAACTCAGGTCTTGAGTACACGATAATTAGGCCCTCAGGAATCTACGGCCCCAGGAACGTCGACGACGTGGCCTACTGGTTCATAATGACCGTAGCTAAAGGCGGTCTCTTCTCTAAATTCACGGTGGGGAGCGGCGAGCACCTAGTTCAGTTTGTTCACGTGCGTGACGTAGTTCAGGGATTTACACTTGCGCTTGAGAAGCCCGACGTATCAGTCGGTCAGACCTACATAATCAGCGATGAGAGGGCACACAGGTACAGGGAGGTATATGAGATACTCTCGCAGATACTGGACAGGGAGCCACCCAAGCACAGGATAAACCCGACTTTAGCTAAGGTCGTGCTGGCGTTCACGGAGCTATACGATAGAGTGAGGGGTGGTGGGAACCTAATGTACAGGATGAAGATAGTTGATGCCGTAACAACGCACAGAGCCTACAGAATAGATAAGGCCAAGAGGGAGCTGGGGTACAAGCCGCAGTATGATTTAGTGAAAGGGCTTAAGGAAACTATTAAGTGGTACAGAGATAACGGTTACATATAG
- a CDS encoding phenylalanine--tRNA ligase beta subunit-related protein, producing the protein MPVGGRLCDGLDVLLEVSDEARELGVFVSYTVAWGGGGRPLLDPLADAIDEFLRTVNSRHTLETLKEDPIVRAYRNFYWRLGIDPTKTRPASEALVRRALRGSFPRLGVVVDAGNIASAETLVPIGLYDLQHSSPPFTMTLSKGGEIFRPIGGGAEVLKVGVPILVDSRGTVMHLYPHRDCVETMSRESTREVLIVGAGVLGVPEDLVARATERTAELLAKAGWCWCAKSVMKPKP; encoded by the coding sequence ATGCCTGTGGGTGGAAGGCTGTGCGACGGATTGGACGTCCTGCTTGAGGTCTCTGATGAGGCTCGAGAGCTCGGAGTGTTCGTCTCGTATACGGTGGCGTGGGGTGGGGGTGGAAGGCCCCTCCTTGATCCCCTCGCCGACGCCATCGACGAGTTCTTGAGAACTGTTAACTCTAGACACACTCTCGAAACTCTTAAGGAGGACCCCATCGTGAGGGCTTACAGAAACTTCTACTGGAGGTTAGGCATTGACCCAACTAAGACGAGGCCCGCTAGCGAGGCCCTAGTCAGGAGAGCTCTCAGAGGTTCCTTCCCGAGGCTGGGCGTAGTTGTTGACGCTGGCAACATAGCATCAGCCGAAACCCTCGTGCCAATAGGTCTCTACGACCTTCAACACTCATCACCCCCCTTCACAATGACACTATCTAAAGGGGGTGAGATCTTCAGACCCATAGGCGGTGGGGCGGAAGTGCTGAAGGTCGGGGTCCCCATACTCGTTGACTCTAGGGGCACCGTCATGCACCTCTACCCGCATAGGGACTGTGTGGAGACCATGAGCAGAGAATCGACGAGGGAGGTGCTTATAGTCGGCGCAGGGGTTCTGGGAGTGCCTGAAGACTTAGTTGCTAGAGCCACTGAGAGAACCGCTGAACTACTTGCTAAAGCGGGATGGTGCTGGTGCGCCAAGTCAGTAATGAAACCTAAACCTTAA
- a CDS encoding SPFH domain-containing protein, translated as MSKTNVIEWVNPGPDDILWMYPYEDIRWGSVLVVHEYETAVFMRDGKIYDVLPPGRHVLTTQNLPLLTRAFNLIMGYGETPFKARVVFISLKQFRGRFGLSTRVKLGPRTLYMTELQSFGEFWYRVGDPVLFLTQVAGALREFSSPMVADFIRNYFMESFIQEMSKYTAVEIYSNLSEVSARIKAGVIHDAFRQRGLELIDVKIGGVSLPQLERMEKEDPTYGLPLLLAIQKGDEDKVLEIVKTVEIMRALGRSPAAGWMGALIAMPGLLQPVVQQQAQPQPQQAPPAPPQQPQRKTPIVEKLRELKEMLDEGLITQEEYESMKKELLEKYKQEM; from the coding sequence GTGAGCAAGACCAACGTGATCGAGTGGGTTAACCCGGGGCCTGACGACATACTGTGGATGTACCCCTACGAGGACATCAGGTGGGGCAGCGTTCTGGTGGTTCACGAGTACGAGACCGCCGTATTCATGAGGGATGGGAAGATCTACGACGTCCTGCCGCCCGGACGCCACGTCCTGACGACGCAGAACCTACCACTACTCACCAGGGCGTTCAATCTCATCATGGGTTACGGTGAGACCCCCTTTAAAGCTAGGGTGGTCTTCATCTCGCTCAAGCAGTTCAGGGGTAGGTTCGGCCTCTCCACCAGGGTCAAGCTAGGTCCTAGGACGCTCTACATGACGGAACTCCAGAGTTTCGGCGAGTTCTGGTACCGCGTAGGTGATCCTGTGCTGTTCCTGACGCAGGTTGCAGGAGCGTTGCGGGAGTTCTCCTCACCCATGGTAGCAGACTTCATCAGAAACTACTTCATGGAGAGCTTCATCCAGGAGATGAGCAAGTACACAGCCGTCGAGATATACTCTAACCTCAGCGAGGTCTCAGCCAGAATCAAGGCAGGCGTCATACACGATGCCTTCAGGCAGAGGGGCCTCGAGCTGATAGACGTCAAGATAGGTGGTGTGAGCCTCCCGCAGCTCGAGAGGATGGAGAAGGAAGACCCTACCTACGGACTCCCGCTGTTGCTGGCCATACAGAAGGGTGATGAGGACAAGGTTCTTGAGATAGTGAAGACCGTTGAGATTATGAGGGCTTTAGGCAGGTCCCCTGCAGCAGGGTGGATGGGGGCCCTCATAGCAATGCCTGGGTTGCTCCAGCCGGTGGTTCAGCAGCAGGCGCAGCCACAACCACAGCAGGCCCCACCAGCCCCGCCTCAACAACCGCAGAGGAAAACCCCGATAGTTGAGAAGTTGCGGGAGTTGAAGGAAATGCTTGACGAGGGGCTGATAACGCAGGAGGAGTACGAGAGCATGAAGAAGGAACTCCTGGAGAAGTACAAGCAGGAGATGTAG
- the aspS gene encoding aspartate--tRNA ligase translates to MWWVSAFPKRSHWCGELRREHIGAEVVVNGWVHTIRRMGRITFILVRDRTGVVQVVMSSRSPYYGMTENLTPETVVAVKGVVRARPPAQVNPELPTGEVEVELRELVVLSKAKPLPIPVFDPELMKTTSESMRLRYRYLDLRRPEMQSNLIFRAKLIKTLRELLDSRGFIEVETPYLARSTPEGARDFLVPSRLYPGKFYALTQSPQLFKQLLMIAGFERYYQFARCFRDEDPRADRQPEFTQLDIEMSFVTKEDVMKTVEDVMREAFIKTLNVELPNPLPRLTYSEALRKYGVDKPDLRFGNLLEDADERVRTLLNAGPRDSVRVLRFGINERGVEEVGKLIEGLLSHEGGVRHYYVIRGSGILAGGEASVGNELLKLLDVGIGEAAVVAVGNYEKASETLGTLRNSLGRYLGLVKRDEYAMVWITEFPLFELNEEGALTSKHHPFTSPRPEDLPKLEAAPLDVIAQSYDLVLNGYEVGGGSIRINSRELQERVFKILGLSADEMNDRYGFLLEALDYGAPPHGGIAIGVDRLTAVALGHDSIREVIAFPKNKEMMDPMTGAPGRPPEEHLREIKWLRIADHV, encoded by the coding sequence GTGTGGTGGGTGAGTGCATTCCCTAAGAGGTCACACTGGTGCGGCGAGCTCAGGCGGGAGCACATCGGCGCGGAGGTGGTTGTTAACGGATGGGTTCACACGATACGTAGGATGGGGAGGATCACATTCATCCTGGTCAGAGACAGGACAGGGGTTGTTCAAGTGGTCATGAGTTCTAGGAGCCCCTACTATGGAATGACTGAGAATCTCACGCCTGAAACTGTGGTCGCTGTGAAGGGGGTTGTGAGGGCGCGTCCTCCAGCCCAGGTGAACCCTGAGCTACCGACCGGCGAGGTCGAGGTGGAGTTGAGGGAGCTTGTAGTGCTAAGTAAGGCTAAGCCCCTCCCGATACCGGTCTTCGACCCCGAGCTCATGAAGACCACGTCGGAGTCCATGAGGCTTAGATACAGGTACCTCGACCTCAGGAGGCCTGAAATGCAGAGCAACCTGATCTTCAGAGCTAAGCTAATTAAGACCCTCCGGGAGTTACTCGATTCCAGAGGTTTCATCGAGGTCGAGACCCCCTACCTGGCTAGAAGCACCCCCGAGGGTGCCAGGGACTTCCTAGTGCCCAGCAGGCTCTATCCAGGCAAGTTCTACGCCTTAACTCAATCACCTCAACTCTTCAAGCAACTGTTGATGATAGCCGGGTTTGAGAGGTACTACCAGTTCGCCAGGTGCTTCAGGGATGAAGACCCAAGGGCTGATAGGCAGCCTGAATTCACTCAGCTGGATATAGAGATGTCCTTCGTAACTAAGGAGGACGTGATGAAGACGGTTGAGGATGTCATGCGTGAGGCGTTCATCAAAACCCTCAACGTTGAGTTGCCCAATCCGTTGCCGAGACTGACCTACTCTGAGGCGCTGAGGAAGTATGGGGTAGACAAGCCGGACCTACGGTTCGGAAACCTCTTGGAGGACGCTGACGAGAGGGTGAGAACCCTCCTCAACGCAGGACCCAGGGACTCGGTCAGGGTGCTGAGGTTCGGAATCAACGAGAGGGGCGTTGAGGAGGTTGGGAAGCTTATTGAGGGGCTTCTGAGCCATGAGGGCGGTGTGAGGCATTACTACGTCATCAGGGGCTCAGGCATCTTAGCAGGTGGGGAGGCCTCCGTAGGTAACGAACTCCTGAAGCTCCTTGACGTAGGCATCGGTGAGGCCGCCGTGGTTGCGGTGGGTAACTATGAGAAGGCCTCAGAGACTCTAGGGACTCTCAGAAATTCTTTAGGTAGGTACCTAGGCCTAGTTAAGAGGGATGAGTACGCTATGGTGTGGATCACGGAGTTCCCGCTCTTCGAACTCAATGAGGAAGGTGCCTTAACATCTAAGCACCACCCCTTCACGTCGCCGAGACCTGAGGACCTGCCGAAGCTGGAGGCAGCACCTCTCGACGTTATAGCGCAGTCCTACGACCTAGTGCTGAACGGTTACGAGGTGGGGGGTGGGAGCATAAGGATAAACAGCAGGGAGCTGCAGGAGAGGGTGTTCAAGATACTCGGTCTATCTGCCGACGAAATGAATGACAGGTACGGCTTCCTGCTGGAGGCGCTGGACTACGGCGCACCACCCCATGGTGGGATAGCCATAGGGGTGGACAGGTTGACGGCAGTGGCTCTAGGGCACGATTCGATAAGGGAGGTCATTGCGTTCCCGAAGAATAAGGAGATGATGGATCCCATGACCGGGGCGCCCGGCAGGCCGCCTGAGGAGCATCTGAGGGAGATTAAATGGCTTAGGATTGCAGACCACGTGTGA
- a CDS encoding ABC transporter ATP-binding protein: protein MLDVSNLKAGYGKMVVLQGISLSVRKGEIVAVLGPNGAGKTTLLNALFGIATIHGGEALFEGRPLQKMRTHEIVKAGISYAPQLDNVFPNLTVFENLQMGSFIRSDPAIRSDIEEMFNLFPEIERRRNQKAKTLSGGERQMLAVARALMTKPKLLLLDEPTAGLAPKAGAALMKKIAEIRGKGVTILVVEQNVRRALEVADKGYVLVSGRIVKEAPAEDLMRAEVEKLFFVSTE from the coding sequence ATGCTTGACGTGAGCAACTTGAAAGCCGGCTACGGCAAGATGGTGGTGTTGCAGGGCATAAGCCTGAGTGTGAGGAAGGGCGAGATAGTGGCGGTTCTAGGCCCTAACGGCGCCGGGAAGACCACCCTCCTGAATGCGCTATTCGGTATTGCGACGATTCACGGGGGCGAGGCCCTCTTCGAGGGAAGACCCCTGCAGAAGATGAGGACACACGAAATAGTTAAGGCTGGTATTAGCTACGCACCGCAGCTCGATAACGTATTCCCCAACCTAACGGTTTTCGAGAACCTTCAGATGGGATCCTTCATCAGAAGCGACCCCGCCATCAGGAGCGATATTGAGGAGATGTTCAACCTGTTCCCTGAGATAGAGAGGCGGAGGAACCAGAAAGCTAAGACGCTAAGCGGCGGTGAGAGGCAGATGCTGGCGGTCGCCAGGGCTTTAATGACTAAGCCGAAGTTACTCCTCCTAGACGAGCCTACAGCAGGGCTCGCACCTAAGGCCGGGGCCGCCCTGATGAAGAAGATCGCGGAGATTAGGGGGAAGGGCGTTACGATACTTGTGGTCGAGCAGAACGTCAGGAGAGCGCTCGAAGTGGCTGATAAGGGTTACGTGTTAGTGAGCGGTAGGATAGTTAAGGAGGCGCCGGCAGAGGATTTAATGAGGGCGGAGGTGGAGAAGCTCTTCTTCGTAAGTACGGAATAA